In one window of Nicotiana tabacum cultivar K326 chromosome 12, ASM71507v2, whole genome shotgun sequence DNA:
- the LOC107771055 gene encoding uncharacterized protein LOC107771055 isoform X3, whose amino-acid sequence MAEAGNLYPYPSTLNIANFVTVKLSDSSNYSIWKAQMLCLLECQELVGFIDGTYQPPLLDNYLKWKRSDRLVKGWILGSLTEDMLQFVVEKVSTARDVWLELKDICCLISLDNFEAEGSTVQPIIEEAESTETEQDYKYYLPLYKASLCGDWEKAKTFLKKDNEASRAHITSFLQTALHIAVGAKKNDNAKFFVENLVASMADYALAVKDSFGETPLHYAARFGNLDAAKILVNRNSNLAHVASKNGLYPIHVAAEYGYKHVDLVRYFFSVTKDLAPYTGRNGVRLLYRLICSDLYDFAMHLVKCFPDLAKYTSNGSSPLALLATKTSAFVGTSRVSSQKPLSLISATSWIFQERANASNIENAVNEALLDKPKTNSPELEYQNAIKLAEFLCEKLKGLSEKEIISIVGGPLLQAVHFDNYKLVEIFVGKFPLLVYHSNKNGKNILHIAVENRCTNVFNLICQMSQHRHQLITSVDSFNNTMLHLAGKLPPKNKVNHTFGAALRMQEELRWFEVVKEMLPPPYYERLNNKGKTAHQVFTVQHANLKIEGEKWMKETASSCAIIAMLTVAIAFGATITVPGGRNCENGLPIFSRNGFFSAFAFSNTVSLSTACISLFAFVSILTSSYAEEDFLRVLPKRLLWGLLTLYASIEAMMLSFGCALYFVFKDNYMVFYVGFVLAVLPILAFQHWRGSLVNHLFFEVKKKDNSLES is encoded by the exons ATGGCAGAGGCAGGAAATCTATATCCTTACCCATCAACGCTTAATATAGCCAATTTTGTAACAGTTAAACTGTCTGATTCTTCCAATTATAGTATATGGAAAGCACAAATGCTTTGTCTTCTCGAATGTCAAGAATTAGTTGGTTTCATAGATGGAACTTACCAACCACCCTTATTAGATAATTACTTGAAGTGGAAAAGAAGTGACCGGCTTGTTAAAGGATGGATTCTTGGCTCTCTTACTGAAGATATGCTTCAGTTTGTGGTTGAGAAAGTCAGTACTGCCAGAGATGTTTGGTTGGAGTTGAAGGATATTTGCTGCCTTATATCGTTAGACAATTTTGAAG CAGAAGGTAGCACAGTGCAGCCAATAATTGAGGAAGCAGAGAGCACAGAAACAGAGCAAGATTACAAGTACTACTTGCCACTATACAAGGCTTCGCTATGTGGTGATTGGGAAAAGGCAAAAACATTCTTGAAAAAAGACAATGAAGCAAGTAGAGCTCATATCACTTCCTTTTTACAAACAGCACTTCACATTGCAGTTGGGGCGAAGAAAAACGATAATGCTAAGTTTTTCGTGGAGAATTTGGTGGCTTCAATGGCGGATTATGCGTTAGCTGTAAAAGATAGTTTCGGGGAAACGCCTCTACATTATGCTGCTCGGTTTGGCAACTTAGATGCTGCAAAAATTCTTGTCAACAGAAACTCTAATTTGGCTCATGTTGCATCCAAAAATGGCCTTTATCCGATTCATGTAGCAGCTGAATATGGTTACAAACATGTGGATCTGGTTCGTTACTTCTTCAGTGTCACCAAAGATCTTGCTCCTTATACTGGTCGGAATGGTGTTAGGCTGCTTTATCGATTGATCTGCTCGGACTTGTACG ATTTTGCGATGCATTTGGTAAAATGTTTTCCTGATTTGGCAAAATATACTTCAAATGGATCATCTCCTTTGGCGCTGCTGGCTACAAAGACGTCCGCATTCGTTGGTACAAGTCGCGTAAGCTCTCAGAAGCCACTATCTT TGATCAGCGCTACATCATGGATTTTCCAAGAAAGAGCAAATGCCAGTAATATCGAGAATGCAGTCAACGAAGCACTATTGGATAAGCCAAAGACCAACT CACCTGAATTGGAATACCAAAATGCAATAAAATTAGCGGAATTCCTTTGTGAGAAGTTAAAAGGTTTAAGCGAGAAAGAGATCATCTCCATTGTTGGCGGCCCTCTCCTTCAAGCCGTGCATTTCGACAATTACAAGCTTGTTGAAATTTTTGTGGGGAAATTTCCTTTACTGGTTTATCATAGCAACAAAAATGGGAAGAATATACTTCACATTGCAGTAGAAAATCGCTGCACAAATGTCTTTAACTTGATCTGTCAAATGAGTCAGCATAGACATCAGCTCATAACTTCAGTGGATTCATTCAATAATACAATGTTGCATTTGGCTGGTAAATTGCCACCTAAAAACAAAGTAAATCATACTTTTGGCGCAGCTCTTCGAATGCAAGAAGAATTGCGGTGGTTTGAG GTAGTGAAGGAGATGTTACCTCCTCCTTATTATGAGCGTTTAAACAATAAGGGTAAAACGGCTCATCAAGTATTTACAGTGCAACATGCAAATTTAAAAATAGAAGgagaaaaatggatgaaagagacgGCAAGTTCATGTGCAATTATAGCAATGCTCACAGTTGCCATTGCATTTGGTGCAACAATTACAGTTCCCGGTGGCAGAAACTGCGAAAACGGTCTTCCAATTTTCTCAAGAAACGGATTCTTCAGCGCATTCGCGTTCTCCAATACAGTATCACTCTCCACTGCCTGCATTTCTCTGTTCGCGTTCGTTTCTATTTTAACTTCTAGTTATGCAGAAGAAGATTTTCTCCGTGTTTTGCCAAAGCGTCTGTTATGGGGACTTCTCACCTTGTACGCCTCAATAGAAGCAATGATGCTAAGCTTTGGTTGTGCGCTCTATTTTGTGTTCAAGGACAACTATATGGTGTTCTATGTAGGGTTTGTACTAGCTGTATTACCCATCTTAGCATTTCAACATTGGCGAGGCTCACTCGTTAATCATCTGTTTTTTGAGGTCAAGAAAAAAGACAATTCTTTGGAGTCATAG
- the LOC107771055 gene encoding uncharacterized protein LOC107771055 isoform X4 — protein MAEAGNLYPYPSTLNIANFVTVKLSDSSNYSIWKAQMLCLLECQELVGFIDGTYQPPLLDNYLKWKRSDRLVKGWILGSLTEDMLQFVVEKVSTARDVWLELKDICCLISLDNFEAEGSTVQPIIEEAESTETEQDYKYYLPLYKASLCGDWEKAKTFLKKDNEASRAHITSFLQTALHIAVGAKKNDNAKFFVENLVASMADYALAVKDSFGETPLHYAARFGNLDAAKILVNRNSNLAHVASKNGLYPIHVAAEYGYKHVDLVRYFFSVTKDLAPYTGRNGVRLLYRLICSDLYDFAMHLVKCFPDLAKYTSNGSSPLALLATKTSAFVGTSRVSSQKPLSSPELEYQNAIKLAEFLCEKLKGLSEKEIISIVGGPLLQAVHFDNYKLVEIFVGKFPLLVYHSNKNGKNILHIAVENRCTNVFNLICQMSQHRHQLITSVDSFNNTMLHLAGKLPPKNKVNHTFGAALRMQEELRWFEVVKEMLPPPYYERLNNKGKTAHQVFTVQHANLKIEGEKWMKETASSCAIIAMLTVAIAFGATITVPGGRNCENGLPIFSRNGFFSAFAFSNTVSLSTACISLFAFVSILTSSYAEEDFLRVLPKRLLWGLLTLYASIEAMMLSFGCALYFVFKDNYMVFYVGFVLAVLPILAFQHWRGSLVNHLFFEVKKKDNSLES, from the exons ATGGCAGAGGCAGGAAATCTATATCCTTACCCATCAACGCTTAATATAGCCAATTTTGTAACAGTTAAACTGTCTGATTCTTCCAATTATAGTATATGGAAAGCACAAATGCTTTGTCTTCTCGAATGTCAAGAATTAGTTGGTTTCATAGATGGAACTTACCAACCACCCTTATTAGATAATTACTTGAAGTGGAAAAGAAGTGACCGGCTTGTTAAAGGATGGATTCTTGGCTCTCTTACTGAAGATATGCTTCAGTTTGTGGTTGAGAAAGTCAGTACTGCCAGAGATGTTTGGTTGGAGTTGAAGGATATTTGCTGCCTTATATCGTTAGACAATTTTGAAG CAGAAGGTAGCACAGTGCAGCCAATAATTGAGGAAGCAGAGAGCACAGAAACAGAGCAAGATTACAAGTACTACTTGCCACTATACAAGGCTTCGCTATGTGGTGATTGGGAAAAGGCAAAAACATTCTTGAAAAAAGACAATGAAGCAAGTAGAGCTCATATCACTTCCTTTTTACAAACAGCACTTCACATTGCAGTTGGGGCGAAGAAAAACGATAATGCTAAGTTTTTCGTGGAGAATTTGGTGGCTTCAATGGCGGATTATGCGTTAGCTGTAAAAGATAGTTTCGGGGAAACGCCTCTACATTATGCTGCTCGGTTTGGCAACTTAGATGCTGCAAAAATTCTTGTCAACAGAAACTCTAATTTGGCTCATGTTGCATCCAAAAATGGCCTTTATCCGATTCATGTAGCAGCTGAATATGGTTACAAACATGTGGATCTGGTTCGTTACTTCTTCAGTGTCACCAAAGATCTTGCTCCTTATACTGGTCGGAATGGTGTTAGGCTGCTTTATCGATTGATCTGCTCGGACTTGTACG ATTTTGCGATGCATTTGGTAAAATGTTTTCCTGATTTGGCAAAATATACTTCAAATGGATCATCTCCTTTGGCGCTGCTGGCTACAAAGACGTCCGCATTCGTTGGTACAAGTCGCGTAAGCTCTCAGAAGCCACTATCTT CACCTGAATTGGAATACCAAAATGCAATAAAATTAGCGGAATTCCTTTGTGAGAAGTTAAAAGGTTTAAGCGAGAAAGAGATCATCTCCATTGTTGGCGGCCCTCTCCTTCAAGCCGTGCATTTCGACAATTACAAGCTTGTTGAAATTTTTGTGGGGAAATTTCCTTTACTGGTTTATCATAGCAACAAAAATGGGAAGAATATACTTCACATTGCAGTAGAAAATCGCTGCACAAATGTCTTTAACTTGATCTGTCAAATGAGTCAGCATAGACATCAGCTCATAACTTCAGTGGATTCATTCAATAATACAATGTTGCATTTGGCTGGTAAATTGCCACCTAAAAACAAAGTAAATCATACTTTTGGCGCAGCTCTTCGAATGCAAGAAGAATTGCGGTGGTTTGAG GTAGTGAAGGAGATGTTACCTCCTCCTTATTATGAGCGTTTAAACAATAAGGGTAAAACGGCTCATCAAGTATTTACAGTGCAACATGCAAATTTAAAAATAGAAGgagaaaaatggatgaaagagacgGCAAGTTCATGTGCAATTATAGCAATGCTCACAGTTGCCATTGCATTTGGTGCAACAATTACAGTTCCCGGTGGCAGAAACTGCGAAAACGGTCTTCCAATTTTCTCAAGAAACGGATTCTTCAGCGCATTCGCGTTCTCCAATACAGTATCACTCTCCACTGCCTGCATTTCTCTGTTCGCGTTCGTTTCTATTTTAACTTCTAGTTATGCAGAAGAAGATTTTCTCCGTGTTTTGCCAAAGCGTCTGTTATGGGGACTTCTCACCTTGTACGCCTCAATAGAAGCAATGATGCTAAGCTTTGGTTGTGCGCTCTATTTTGTGTTCAAGGACAACTATATGGTGTTCTATGTAGGGTTTGTACTAGCTGTATTACCCATCTTAGCATTTCAACATTGGCGAGGCTCACTCGTTAATCATCTGTTTTTTGAGGTCAAGAAAAAAGACAATTCTTTGGAGTCATAG
- the LOC107771055 gene encoding uncharacterized protein LOC107771055 isoform X1, with translation MAEAGNLYPYPSTLNIANFVTVKLSDSSNYSIWKAQMLCLLECQELVGFIDGTYQPPLLDNYLKWKRSDRLVKGWILGSLTEDMLQFVVEKVSTARDVWLELKDICCLISLDNFEAEGSTVQPIIEEAESTETEQDYKYYLPLYKASLCGDWEKAKTFLKKDNEASRAHITSFLQTALHIAVGAKKNDNAKFFVENLVASMADYALAVKDSFGETPLHYAARFGNLDAAKILVNRNSNLAHVASKNGLYPIHVAAEYGYKHVDLVRYFFSVTKDLAPYTGRNGVRLLYRLICSDLYDFAMHLVKCFPDLAKYTSNGSSPLALLATKTSAFVGTSRVSSQKPLSYIVISATSWIFQERANASNIENAVNEALLDKPKTNSPELEYQNAIKLAEFLCEKLKGLSEKEIISIVGGPLLQAVHFDNYKLVEIFVGKFPLLVYHSNKNGKNILHIAVENRCTNVFNLICQMSQHRHQLITSVDSFNNTMLHLAGKLPPKNKVNHTFGAALRMQEELRWFEVVKEMLPPPYYERLNNKGKTAHQVFTVQHANLKIEGEKWMKETASSCAIIAMLTVAIAFGATITVPGGRNCENGLPIFSRNGFFSAFAFSNTVSLSTACISLFAFVSILTSSYAEEDFLRVLPKRLLWGLLTLYASIEAMMLSFGCALYFVFKDNYMVFYVGFVLAVLPILAFQHWRGSLVNHLFFEVKKKDNSLES, from the exons ATGGCAGAGGCAGGAAATCTATATCCTTACCCATCAACGCTTAATATAGCCAATTTTGTAACAGTTAAACTGTCTGATTCTTCCAATTATAGTATATGGAAAGCACAAATGCTTTGTCTTCTCGAATGTCAAGAATTAGTTGGTTTCATAGATGGAACTTACCAACCACCCTTATTAGATAATTACTTGAAGTGGAAAAGAAGTGACCGGCTTGTTAAAGGATGGATTCTTGGCTCTCTTACTGAAGATATGCTTCAGTTTGTGGTTGAGAAAGTCAGTACTGCCAGAGATGTTTGGTTGGAGTTGAAGGATATTTGCTGCCTTATATCGTTAGACAATTTTGAAG CAGAAGGTAGCACAGTGCAGCCAATAATTGAGGAAGCAGAGAGCACAGAAACAGAGCAAGATTACAAGTACTACTTGCCACTATACAAGGCTTCGCTATGTGGTGATTGGGAAAAGGCAAAAACATTCTTGAAAAAAGACAATGAAGCAAGTAGAGCTCATATCACTTCCTTTTTACAAACAGCACTTCACATTGCAGTTGGGGCGAAGAAAAACGATAATGCTAAGTTTTTCGTGGAGAATTTGGTGGCTTCAATGGCGGATTATGCGTTAGCTGTAAAAGATAGTTTCGGGGAAACGCCTCTACATTATGCTGCTCGGTTTGGCAACTTAGATGCTGCAAAAATTCTTGTCAACAGAAACTCTAATTTGGCTCATGTTGCATCCAAAAATGGCCTTTATCCGATTCATGTAGCAGCTGAATATGGTTACAAACATGTGGATCTGGTTCGTTACTTCTTCAGTGTCACCAAAGATCTTGCTCCTTATACTGGTCGGAATGGTGTTAGGCTGCTTTATCGATTGATCTGCTCGGACTTGTACG ATTTTGCGATGCATTTGGTAAAATGTTTTCCTGATTTGGCAAAATATACTTCAAATGGATCATCTCCTTTGGCGCTGCTGGCTACAAAGACGTCCGCATTCGTTGGTACAAGTCGCGTAAGCTCTCAGAAGCCACTATCTT ATATAGTGATCAGCGCTACATCATGGATTTTCCAAGAAAGAGCAAATGCCAGTAATATCGAGAATGCAGTCAACGAAGCACTATTGGATAAGCCAAAGACCAACT CACCTGAATTGGAATACCAAAATGCAATAAAATTAGCGGAATTCCTTTGTGAGAAGTTAAAAGGTTTAAGCGAGAAAGAGATCATCTCCATTGTTGGCGGCCCTCTCCTTCAAGCCGTGCATTTCGACAATTACAAGCTTGTTGAAATTTTTGTGGGGAAATTTCCTTTACTGGTTTATCATAGCAACAAAAATGGGAAGAATATACTTCACATTGCAGTAGAAAATCGCTGCACAAATGTCTTTAACTTGATCTGTCAAATGAGTCAGCATAGACATCAGCTCATAACTTCAGTGGATTCATTCAATAATACAATGTTGCATTTGGCTGGTAAATTGCCACCTAAAAACAAAGTAAATCATACTTTTGGCGCAGCTCTTCGAATGCAAGAAGAATTGCGGTGGTTTGAG GTAGTGAAGGAGATGTTACCTCCTCCTTATTATGAGCGTTTAAACAATAAGGGTAAAACGGCTCATCAAGTATTTACAGTGCAACATGCAAATTTAAAAATAGAAGgagaaaaatggatgaaagagacgGCAAGTTCATGTGCAATTATAGCAATGCTCACAGTTGCCATTGCATTTGGTGCAACAATTACAGTTCCCGGTGGCAGAAACTGCGAAAACGGTCTTCCAATTTTCTCAAGAAACGGATTCTTCAGCGCATTCGCGTTCTCCAATACAGTATCACTCTCCACTGCCTGCATTTCTCTGTTCGCGTTCGTTTCTATTTTAACTTCTAGTTATGCAGAAGAAGATTTTCTCCGTGTTTTGCCAAAGCGTCTGTTATGGGGACTTCTCACCTTGTACGCCTCAATAGAAGCAATGATGCTAAGCTTTGGTTGTGCGCTCTATTTTGTGTTCAAGGACAACTATATGGTGTTCTATGTAGGGTTTGTACTAGCTGTATTACCCATCTTAGCATTTCAACATTGGCGAGGCTCACTCGTTAATCATCTGTTTTTTGAGGTCAAGAAAAAAGACAATTCTTTGGAGTCATAG
- the LOC107771055 gene encoding uncharacterized protein LOC107771055 isoform X5, whose translation MAEAGNLYPYPSTLNIANFVTVKLSDSSNYSIWKAQMLCLLECQELVGFIDGTYQPPLLDNYLKWKRSDRLVKGWILGSLTEDMLQFVVEKVSTARDVWLELKDICCLISLDNFEEGSTVQPIIEEAESTETEQDYKYYLPLYKASLCGDWEKAKTFLKKDNEASRAHITSFLQTALHIAVGAKKNDNAKFFVENLVASMADYALAVKDSFGETPLHYAARFGNLDAAKILVNRNSNLAHVASKNGLYPIHVAAEYGYKHVDLVRYFFSVTKDLAPYTGRNGVRLLYRLICSDLYDFAMHLVKCFPDLAKYTSNGSSPLALLATKTSAFVGTSRVSSQKPLSSPELEYQNAIKLAEFLCEKLKGLSEKEIISIVGGPLLQAVHFDNYKLVEIFVGKFPLLVYHSNKNGKNILHIAVENRCTNVFNLICQMSQHRHQLITSVDSFNNTMLHLAGKLPPKNKVNHTFGAALRMQEELRWFEVVKEMLPPPYYERLNNKGKTAHQVFTVQHANLKIEGEKWMKETASSCAIIAMLTVAIAFGATITVPGGRNCENGLPIFSRNGFFSAFAFSNTVSLSTACISLFAFVSILTSSYAEEDFLRVLPKRLLWGLLTLYASIEAMMLSFGCALYFVFKDNYMVFYVGFVLAVLPILAFQHWRGSLVNHLFFEVKKKDNSLES comes from the exons ATGGCAGAGGCAGGAAATCTATATCCTTACCCATCAACGCTTAATATAGCCAATTTTGTAACAGTTAAACTGTCTGATTCTTCCAATTATAGTATATGGAAAGCACAAATGCTTTGTCTTCTCGAATGTCAAGAATTAGTTGGTTTCATAGATGGAACTTACCAACCACCCTTATTAGATAATTACTTGAAGTGGAAAAGAAGTGACCGGCTTGTTAAAGGATGGATTCTTGGCTCTCTTACTGAAGATATGCTTCAGTTTGTGGTTGAGAAAGTCAGTACTGCCAGAGATGTTTGGTTGGAGTTGAAGGATATTTGCTGCCTTATATCGTTAGACAATTTTGAAG AAGGTAGCACAGTGCAGCCAATAATTGAGGAAGCAGAGAGCACAGAAACAGAGCAAGATTACAAGTACTACTTGCCACTATACAAGGCTTCGCTATGTGGTGATTGGGAAAAGGCAAAAACATTCTTGAAAAAAGACAATGAAGCAAGTAGAGCTCATATCACTTCCTTTTTACAAACAGCACTTCACATTGCAGTTGGGGCGAAGAAAAACGATAATGCTAAGTTTTTCGTGGAGAATTTGGTGGCTTCAATGGCGGATTATGCGTTAGCTGTAAAAGATAGTTTCGGGGAAACGCCTCTACATTATGCTGCTCGGTTTGGCAACTTAGATGCTGCAAAAATTCTTGTCAACAGAAACTCTAATTTGGCTCATGTTGCATCCAAAAATGGCCTTTATCCGATTCATGTAGCAGCTGAATATGGTTACAAACATGTGGATCTGGTTCGTTACTTCTTCAGTGTCACCAAAGATCTTGCTCCTTATACTGGTCGGAATGGTGTTAGGCTGCTTTATCGATTGATCTGCTCGGACTTGTACG ATTTTGCGATGCATTTGGTAAAATGTTTTCCTGATTTGGCAAAATATACTTCAAATGGATCATCTCCTTTGGCGCTGCTGGCTACAAAGACGTCCGCATTCGTTGGTACAAGTCGCGTAAGCTCTCAGAAGCCACTATCTT CACCTGAATTGGAATACCAAAATGCAATAAAATTAGCGGAATTCCTTTGTGAGAAGTTAAAAGGTTTAAGCGAGAAAGAGATCATCTCCATTGTTGGCGGCCCTCTCCTTCAAGCCGTGCATTTCGACAATTACAAGCTTGTTGAAATTTTTGTGGGGAAATTTCCTTTACTGGTTTATCATAGCAACAAAAATGGGAAGAATATACTTCACATTGCAGTAGAAAATCGCTGCACAAATGTCTTTAACTTGATCTGTCAAATGAGTCAGCATAGACATCAGCTCATAACTTCAGTGGATTCATTCAATAATACAATGTTGCATTTGGCTGGTAAATTGCCACCTAAAAACAAAGTAAATCATACTTTTGGCGCAGCTCTTCGAATGCAAGAAGAATTGCGGTGGTTTGAG GTAGTGAAGGAGATGTTACCTCCTCCTTATTATGAGCGTTTAAACAATAAGGGTAAAACGGCTCATCAAGTATTTACAGTGCAACATGCAAATTTAAAAATAGAAGgagaaaaatggatgaaagagacgGCAAGTTCATGTGCAATTATAGCAATGCTCACAGTTGCCATTGCATTTGGTGCAACAATTACAGTTCCCGGTGGCAGAAACTGCGAAAACGGTCTTCCAATTTTCTCAAGAAACGGATTCTTCAGCGCATTCGCGTTCTCCAATACAGTATCACTCTCCACTGCCTGCATTTCTCTGTTCGCGTTCGTTTCTATTTTAACTTCTAGTTATGCAGAAGAAGATTTTCTCCGTGTTTTGCCAAAGCGTCTGTTATGGGGACTTCTCACCTTGTACGCCTCAATAGAAGCAATGATGCTAAGCTTTGGTTGTGCGCTCTATTTTGTGTTCAAGGACAACTATATGGTGTTCTATGTAGGGTTTGTACTAGCTGTATTACCCATCTTAGCATTTCAACATTGGCGAGGCTCACTCGTTAATCATCTGTTTTTTGAGGTCAAGAAAAAAGACAATTCTTTGGAGTCATAG
- the LOC107771055 gene encoding uncharacterized protein LOC107771055 isoform X2 translates to MAEAGNLYPYPSTLNIANFVTVKLSDSSNYSIWKAQMLCLLECQELVGFIDGTYQPPLLDNYLKWKRSDRLVKGWILGSLTEDMLQFVVEKVSTARDVWLELKDICCLISLDNFEEGSTVQPIIEEAESTETEQDYKYYLPLYKASLCGDWEKAKTFLKKDNEASRAHITSFLQTALHIAVGAKKNDNAKFFVENLVASMADYALAVKDSFGETPLHYAARFGNLDAAKILVNRNSNLAHVASKNGLYPIHVAAEYGYKHVDLVRYFFSVTKDLAPYTGRNGVRLLYRLICSDLYDFAMHLVKCFPDLAKYTSNGSSPLALLATKTSAFVGTSRVSSQKPLSYIVISATSWIFQERANASNIENAVNEALLDKPKTNSPELEYQNAIKLAEFLCEKLKGLSEKEIISIVGGPLLQAVHFDNYKLVEIFVGKFPLLVYHSNKNGKNILHIAVENRCTNVFNLICQMSQHRHQLITSVDSFNNTMLHLAGKLPPKNKVNHTFGAALRMQEELRWFEVVKEMLPPPYYERLNNKGKTAHQVFTVQHANLKIEGEKWMKETASSCAIIAMLTVAIAFGATITVPGGRNCENGLPIFSRNGFFSAFAFSNTVSLSTACISLFAFVSILTSSYAEEDFLRVLPKRLLWGLLTLYASIEAMMLSFGCALYFVFKDNYMVFYVGFVLAVLPILAFQHWRGSLVNHLFFEVKKKDNSLES, encoded by the exons ATGGCAGAGGCAGGAAATCTATATCCTTACCCATCAACGCTTAATATAGCCAATTTTGTAACAGTTAAACTGTCTGATTCTTCCAATTATAGTATATGGAAAGCACAAATGCTTTGTCTTCTCGAATGTCAAGAATTAGTTGGTTTCATAGATGGAACTTACCAACCACCCTTATTAGATAATTACTTGAAGTGGAAAAGAAGTGACCGGCTTGTTAAAGGATGGATTCTTGGCTCTCTTACTGAAGATATGCTTCAGTTTGTGGTTGAGAAAGTCAGTACTGCCAGAGATGTTTGGTTGGAGTTGAAGGATATTTGCTGCCTTATATCGTTAGACAATTTTGAAG AAGGTAGCACAGTGCAGCCAATAATTGAGGAAGCAGAGAGCACAGAAACAGAGCAAGATTACAAGTACTACTTGCCACTATACAAGGCTTCGCTATGTGGTGATTGGGAAAAGGCAAAAACATTCTTGAAAAAAGACAATGAAGCAAGTAGAGCTCATATCACTTCCTTTTTACAAACAGCACTTCACATTGCAGTTGGGGCGAAGAAAAACGATAATGCTAAGTTTTTCGTGGAGAATTTGGTGGCTTCAATGGCGGATTATGCGTTAGCTGTAAAAGATAGTTTCGGGGAAACGCCTCTACATTATGCTGCTCGGTTTGGCAACTTAGATGCTGCAAAAATTCTTGTCAACAGAAACTCTAATTTGGCTCATGTTGCATCCAAAAATGGCCTTTATCCGATTCATGTAGCAGCTGAATATGGTTACAAACATGTGGATCTGGTTCGTTACTTCTTCAGTGTCACCAAAGATCTTGCTCCTTATACTGGTCGGAATGGTGTTAGGCTGCTTTATCGATTGATCTGCTCGGACTTGTACG ATTTTGCGATGCATTTGGTAAAATGTTTTCCTGATTTGGCAAAATATACTTCAAATGGATCATCTCCTTTGGCGCTGCTGGCTACAAAGACGTCCGCATTCGTTGGTACAAGTCGCGTAAGCTCTCAGAAGCCACTATCTT ATATAGTGATCAGCGCTACATCATGGATTTTCCAAGAAAGAGCAAATGCCAGTAATATCGAGAATGCAGTCAACGAAGCACTATTGGATAAGCCAAAGACCAACT CACCTGAATTGGAATACCAAAATGCAATAAAATTAGCGGAATTCCTTTGTGAGAAGTTAAAAGGTTTAAGCGAGAAAGAGATCATCTCCATTGTTGGCGGCCCTCTCCTTCAAGCCGTGCATTTCGACAATTACAAGCTTGTTGAAATTTTTGTGGGGAAATTTCCTTTACTGGTTTATCATAGCAACAAAAATGGGAAGAATATACTTCACATTGCAGTAGAAAATCGCTGCACAAATGTCTTTAACTTGATCTGTCAAATGAGTCAGCATAGACATCAGCTCATAACTTCAGTGGATTCATTCAATAATACAATGTTGCATTTGGCTGGTAAATTGCCACCTAAAAACAAAGTAAATCATACTTTTGGCGCAGCTCTTCGAATGCAAGAAGAATTGCGGTGGTTTGAG GTAGTGAAGGAGATGTTACCTCCTCCTTATTATGAGCGTTTAAACAATAAGGGTAAAACGGCTCATCAAGTATTTACAGTGCAACATGCAAATTTAAAAATAGAAGgagaaaaatggatgaaagagacgGCAAGTTCATGTGCAATTATAGCAATGCTCACAGTTGCCATTGCATTTGGTGCAACAATTACAGTTCCCGGTGGCAGAAACTGCGAAAACGGTCTTCCAATTTTCTCAAGAAACGGATTCTTCAGCGCATTCGCGTTCTCCAATACAGTATCACTCTCCACTGCCTGCATTTCTCTGTTCGCGTTCGTTTCTATTTTAACTTCTAGTTATGCAGAAGAAGATTTTCTCCGTGTTTTGCCAAAGCGTCTGTTATGGGGACTTCTCACCTTGTACGCCTCAATAGAAGCAATGATGCTAAGCTTTGGTTGTGCGCTCTATTTTGTGTTCAAGGACAACTATATGGTGTTCTATGTAGGGTTTGTACTAGCTGTATTACCCATCTTAGCATTTCAACATTGGCGAGGCTCACTCGTTAATCATCTGTTTTTTGAGGTCAAGAAAAAAGACAATTCTTTGGAGTCATAG